GATGTTTTATTAATTGGTCCTAGCTAGTAGCTGTGAAAATTGGTTGTGGTAACTAGTCTCATGGTGGACCGCTTGTAAGTATGAGTGGATCGATCTTCTTTTCCTAACCCTGTTGATATTTGGAGATACGTTAACTTAATTGCAATTAACTCACTAACAAATGAGATAGCaattaaagagagaaaaataatcATGCGAtagttttgttattttaaaGCTGTTTATGTAATAATGCTGCTGCTTCGGGAGTGGGTTTGAATGCAATTAAGAACAGAGGGGGAAAATTCATGTGCTATTTCAGCATTTTAATCGGTTGATGGTAGCTATGGTTTTCTGTATATGTTTAGAAACATACCATATGAGTATATCATTATATGAGGTGCCACcagattttgtttattttcttatcAACCTCAAATTTGCTTAGGAGTTGCAAAAGTTTGGTCATTAATTCTTCCTTCTCACAGTTCAGTTAACAGCATGAGACTGATGATGTGGATCGTCTATTCTTTTCACAGGTTAACATATTTTATAGAGACTAGCTGATCATATAAGAGATTATATATATCGACAGTTTATAGTAACTAGTACCGACAAGGCATTATTTAAGTGATATACGAGATGTCAGGAGCATCCCTTGCAGTGGGTCCTCTTCCAGAGCCTGATGAAACAACCACAACTACTGTCGGCCAGAAACGTCAACGTGTGAACTCGGTGATGGGTGGTGCAATGGGATCTCTACGTGTTATAGAACTCCAATTGGTGGCCTTCATTATGGTTTTCTCGGCAAGTGGTCTGGTCCCGCTTTTTGACCTTGCATTCCCCGTCTTCACCACTGTCTATCTCTTTGCTCTATCACGTCTAGCATTTCCCTGTCGTGCCACTTCAGTTACTTTAAATGAAATATTCCATGGAAACCGACTTTTCCGGGCATATGTGATATTGGGGACAACGGTTGGATTGTTTTTACCATTGGCTTACGTCTTGGGGGGGTTTGCAAGGGGGGAAGAGCATTCACTTCAGTCGGCAACACCACACTTGTTCTTACTTTCATGTCAGATACTAACGGAAAACGTCATAAGTGGGTTGTCTTTGTTCTCCCCTCCTGTGAGAGCTTTAGTACCAATGCTGTATACTGTTAGAAGGATCTTTGTTATCCTAGATTGGGTTCACGATGCATGGTTTAACAAGACGCTTTCTCCAAACGCTGCAATCGAGGTAAATTAAATTTGTCTTGGAGACATATGTTgtgtcattattaattttttagcGATGGGTTAGTTGATTTCATCGATATGGTCTTAATTTGTTGGAACAGGATGTTGCGTGGTTTTGGTTTGGAAGAGGTCTAGCTGCGGCAAATCTTGCATATTATTCAATCAATCTATTTGTCTTTTTGATTCCGAAGTTCCTCCCAAAAGCGTTCGATCAATACTTCAGGGATACAAACGAGAACCTAACAAAGATGCGAGAAGATAGGCAATTTGATGTGCATCATCAAGATCAATCACATGCGAATAAGAAGTCTAACTAAATTGAATGTAGGAACCTGAAAGAGAGGAAGTTAAATGGCTTCTTACATCATGTTTGTTCATGTTATGTTGGTTATTGGTTTTCTGTAAGAAAGTGGGTGCGTGCGTGTGTAAGTGCAATCAAGTCTTTAGATGTGCTTGTGTTATGGCTGTAGCTAGTAGCGGTATCAAGGGACGCACACATGTATGCATAAATGTATGTTTTGACCGACTTCAAGTAATTTGATGTCATATTTACTTTTGATGAATTCTGAACGTACAGAACATGATTAAGATCTTGAATCTCAGTTCAGATCAATCAAATCCACGTTTTTAATCAATGACTATATAAACTTCTGATCTCGATCAGAAACCAAAATATACCATATTGCAAGTCAGGTGTGGCTCTATCATATAGATTGAATTGATAATATATAGTTCCTTTTATACCAAGGAAATGTGACAAATTCTGGAAAAACAGATATGAATACATAAAATAAGAGAGGAGTGTGAGAGAGAATGTATTTTGTGTTATTTCTTACTGTACATTTgttctaaaatattttatttttaaaacatttgttataagatatattgtttttaaaattttttttaaccaaatccaaaagtatttttattgttttctatctttaaaggtaaaaaaaaaaataatatctttaatgaagttatttatcatatatatatacctcaaCCTTTGAATAACTGTATCATTTCTTTCCACACCAACCATTTTTACATT
The sequence above is drawn from the Erigeron canadensis isolate Cc75 chromosome 4, C_canadensis_v1, whole genome shotgun sequence genome and encodes:
- the LOC122595284 gene encoding uncharacterized protein LOC122595284 — its product is MSGASLAVGPLPEPDETTTTTVGQKRQRVNSVMGGAMGSLRVIELQLVAFIMVFSASGLVPLFDLAFPVFTTVYLFALSRLAFPCRATSVTLNEIFHGNRLFRAYVILGTTVGLFLPLAYVLGGFARGEEHSLQSATPHLFLLSCQILTENVISGLSLFSPPVRALVPMLYTVRRIFVILDWVHDAWFNKTLSPNAAIEDVAWFWFGRGLAAANLAYYSINLFVFLIPKFLPKAFDQYFRDTNENLTKMREDRQFDVHHQDQSHANKKSN